A stretch of the Bacteroidota bacterium genome encodes the following:
- a CDS encoding TonB-dependent receptor produces the protein MRSLVFLSLFFFTNASAQSGSIKGIVSSEGKLLEFVSVGIIGTPFTATTNKQGAYEISNIPFGSYEFIITQSGYKTEKKNIEIHSTEALIINQELFSLTGSLNEVVITGTMKEMSRLDSPIPVEVLTPKLFQKNPSPSLFESMQMVNGVQPQLNCNVCNTGDIHINGMEGPYTMITIDGMPIVSALSTVYGLSGIPNSLVNRIEVVKGPASTLYGSEAVGGLINVITKDPKDAPRISADVFLTTDQEYNVDIGLKKSFKNMHSLLGINYFNFQNPMDKNGDNFTDITLQNRISIFNKWNFIRKENRVANIAARFVYEDRWGGEMQYENKFRGTDSIYGESIYTSRYELIGVYQLPIKKENVFLQYSFNNHHQNSYYGTTSYQASQNIAFAQLYWNKKISEKADVLVGLPFRYTYYDDNTPGTMLPDTIYPQNKPHQTYLPGLFVQTELKRKKLTTLAGLRYDYNTEHGNIFSPRLAFKYAANKNNILRLSIGNGYRVVNLFTEDHAALSGAREVVIKTNLKPEKSWNVNLNFQKSIVLENSFISIDASVFYTYFTNKIIGDFNTDATKIIFDNLNGHAISQGAALSVDIMHTGGLKAILGCTYMDVFSIERDSVGNDKKTHQLHAPKLSCNFSISYSFAKKGWSIDYTGNIKSPMFLPVVPNDYRPEESPWFTIQNLQITKKFKKGLEIYGGVKNIFDFKPSDPILRAFDPFDKYIHENNPNGYTFDPSYNYAPMQGRRFFIGVRFVFF, from the coding sequence TCTTATGAGTTTATTATAACGCAATCTGGTTATAAAACTGAAAAGAAGAACATCGAAATTCATTCGACAGAAGCACTCATTATTAATCAAGAATTGTTTTCACTGACAGGTAGTTTAAATGAAGTGGTAATAACCGGAACCATGAAAGAGATGTCGCGATTGGATTCGCCAATCCCAGTTGAAGTACTTACCCCTAAACTATTTCAAAAAAATCCTAGCCCCAGCTTGTTTGAATCCATGCAAATGGTAAATGGTGTTCAGCCTCAACTAAATTGTAATGTTTGTAATACCGGTGATATTCATATCAATGGGATGGAAGGCCCCTATACAATGATTACAATTGATGGAATGCCAATCGTTAGTGCACTTTCAACCGTGTATGGCTTAAGCGGCATCCCGAATAGTTTAGTGAATCGGATTGAAGTTGTGAAAGGTCCTGCCAGCACATTATATGGATCGGAAGCAGTTGGAGGTTTAATCAATGTTATTACCAAGGATCCGAAAGATGCACCGCGAATAAGCGCAGATGTTTTTTTAACTACTGACCAAGAATACAATGTTGATATTGGTCTAAAAAAGAGTTTTAAAAACATGCATTCGTTGCTTGGAATCAATTACTTCAACTTCCAAAATCCAATGGATAAAAATGGAGATAACTTTACGGATATCACACTGCAAAATAGAATTTCAATTTTCAATAAATGGAATTTTATACGAAAAGAAAACAGAGTAGCTAACATCGCTGCCCGTTTTGTATATGAGGATCGATGGGGAGGGGAGATGCAATATGAAAATAAATTCAGAGGCACAGATAGTATTTATGGGGAATCCATTTATACTTCAAGATATGAGTTGATTGGGGTGTATCAATTACCAATAAAAAAGGAAAATGTTTTTTTACAATATTCCTTTAACAATCATCATCAAAACTCCTATTATGGCACAACCTCTTATCAAGCATCCCAAAATATTGCTTTTGCCCAATTGTATTGGAATAAAAAAATAAGTGAAAAAGCAGATGTTTTAGTCGGGCTTCCTTTCCGATATACGTATTACGATGATAATACCCCTGGGACAATGTTGCCGGACACCATCTATCCTCAAAATAAGCCACATCAAACCTACCTACCCGGACTATTTGTGCAAACAGAATTAAAGCGAAAGAAACTAACAACATTAGCAGGCTTAAGATACGATTACAATACAGAACATGGGAACATCTTCTCTCCTCGGTTGGCATTTAAATATGCTGCAAACAAAAATAATATTTTGCGATTGAGCATAGGAAATGGGTATCGTGTGGTGAACTTATTTACGGAGGATCATGCTGCACTTTCGGGTGCACGCGAGGTGGTTATAAAAACAAATTTAAAACCTGAAAAATCATGGAATGTGAATTTAAATTTTCAGAAAAGTATTGTATTAGAAAATTCATTTATCAGTATTGATGCCAGTGTGTTTTACACCTATTTTACCAACAAAATAATTGGAGATTTTAATACGGATGCCACAAAAATTATTTTTGATAATCTAAACGGGCACGCTATTTCGCAAGGTGCAGCTTTAAGCGTTGATATTATGCACACAGGTGGTTTAAAAGCAATACTTGGATGCACATACATGGATGTTTTTAGCATTGAAAGAGATTCGGTCGGTAACGATAAAAAAACACATCAATTGCATGCCCCAAAGCTTTCATGCAATTTTAGTATTAGTTATTCATTTGCAAAAAAAGGATGGAGCATTGATTATACAGGAAATATAAAAAGTCCGATGTTTTTGCCTGTTGTACCCAATGATTACAGACCAGAAGAATCACCATGGTTTACGATTCAAAATCTGCAAATCACAAAAAAATTCAAAAAAGGGCTTGAAATTTACGGAGGTGTAAAAAATATTTTTGATTTCAAACCAAGTGATCCTATTCTAAGAGCCTTTGATCCATTTGATAAATACATTCATGAAAACAACCCGAATGGATACACATTTGACCCTTCTTACAATTATGCGCCCATGCAGGGAAGGAGATTCTTTATTGGTGTGCGCTTTGTATTCTTTTAA
- a CDS encoding tetratricopeptide repeat protein has product MNLKSALIITFVAVSHFLSAQSLSVIVQNGNSKLASGNYEAAEVDFANAIRLNDAATTTYLDKLKKYGTLNEYQKSTSDMPDGFVYNHDLAVPYYGHGMSLAGLGKKEEALLDFEKAVTIDPKYAEALCERGILLISKGIKDKGCMDLRKAKMMKNEKAKGLYDSNACSQMSTTFITNGDSKMNAKDYVGAIADYTSAIQLNSDSVQPYLKRAECQVLLKKYDKAITDYNKALKIKPDTIAIMYQRGLAYNAASNYKLAFADFSSVIKLSPNYYEAYMQRGAACEGMENFKSAMYDYSEAIRIKPKDGTAYYKRGLANQDAKDYSFCKDFKIAASLGIEEAKSLAENCGPPPPKK; this is encoded by the coding sequence ATGAATCTAAAATCTGCTCTTATCATTACATTCGTTGCTGTGAGTCACTTTTTATCTGCTCAAAGCTTATCTGTTATTGTTCAAAATGGCAACTCCAAGCTTGCATCAGGCAATTATGAGGCTGCTGAAGTAGATTTTGCGAATGCCATACGACTTAATGATGCAGCAACCACGACCTACCTTGATAAACTAAAAAAATACGGCACTCTGAATGAGTATCAAAAATCCACGTCAGACATGCCGGACGGATTTGTGTACAATCATGACTTGGCAGTTCCTTATTATGGACATGGCATGTCGTTGGCTGGATTGGGTAAAAAAGAAGAAGCGTTGTTGGATTTTGAAAAGGCTGTTACAATCGATCCTAAATATGCTGAGGCACTTTGTGAAAGAGGTATCTTACTTATTTCGAAAGGGATCAAAGACAAAGGCTGTATGGATTTGCGCAAAGCAAAAATGATGAAAAATGAAAAAGCGAAAGGGCTTTATGATTCAAATGCCTGCTCCCAAATGAGTACAACATTTATTACCAATGGTGATTCGAAAATGAATGCAAAAGATTATGTTGGAGCTATTGCCGACTATACATCTGCGATTCAATTGAACAGTGATTCTGTGCAGCCGTATTTAAAACGTGCGGAATGCCAAGTTTTGCTTAAAAAATATGATAAAGCAATCACCGATTACAATAAAGCTTTGAAAATAAAACCCGATACAATCGCTATTATGTATCAACGCGGATTGGCTTATAATGCTGCATCAAACTATAAATTGGCTTTTGCGGACTTTTCATCTGTTATTAAACTGAGCCCGAATTATTACGAAGCATATATGCAAAGAGGTGCGGCCTGTGAAGGAATGGAAAATTTCAAGTCGGCCATGTATGACTATTCGGAAGCAATTAGAATTAAACCGAAAGATGGAACAGCTTATTATAAAAGAGGTTTAGCGAATCAAGATGCAAAAGATTATAGTTTCTGTAAAGATTTTAAAATAGCAGCTTCACTAGGTATTGAAGAAGCAAAATCATTGGCTGAAAATTGCGGACCGCCTCCTCCAAAAAAATAA
- a CDS encoding gliding motility-associated C-terminal domain-containing protein, translated as MKKINYLKLLGVAGLLSSNALFAQEILNNVAISHNHEEEAALLVGFDEAAIIADLKAKGIKEIEFRSIIKHKKKDYINAKKGIQPNTERFFSEQRKSLGPCDNAGFEDGTFLNWSGATGFCDILPTTWTPGFVATRHTIVTGAGFDPLAINTVSGLPEIPLVAPGGLSFSSRLGNDQIGAETEYLRYPITVTASNTSFTYQYAVVLENPTGHTAAEQPRFDITVFDASGAPVSGPCGVYSVEGLAAASDTSFHPFNDSFGALQGYYKKWTTVSIDLTPYIGTTVTIQFQTSDCTLTGHFGYAYIDASCSQLAAQVAFCPDDTLLLLTAPPGFNTYQWYDASSAIIPGATNDTLAIINPILGQVYSVSMLSASGCGTSLTVTLAYSEINVNTNVIPASCHDYTDGFAYVQPTGAIPPFTFVWVDAATGATVGTNNDTLAGMPPGTYYITVSSLGGCSTLDTLTIANPPAPGDTLGIGTIFCPGDPSINLYAPPGYVTYEWYLTPDGTGTLLGTGDSLFVLSPVAGTQFTVVMYPAAGCPTYLTTILNYTPPPVLPDYIVKTNVFTPDGDNKNETFDLNKFAYVKDFHIEIYNRWGKKVFESSNLSDQWDGKIKGNDADEGVYFWLARYTSACVENAQPVENKGFVHLLRNK; from the coding sequence ATGAAAAAAATAAATTATTTAAAACTATTAGGGGTTGCCGGTTTGCTTTCATCCAACGCGTTGTTTGCTCAGGAAATTCTTAATAATGTTGCTATTTCTCATAATCACGAAGAAGAGGCTGCTCTTTTGGTTGGGTTTGATGAAGCGGCAATTATTGCTGATTTAAAGGCAAAAGGAATCAAAGAAATTGAGTTTCGATCCATTATTAAACATAAGAAGAAAGACTATATCAATGCAAAAAAAGGAATTCAGCCGAATACAGAGCGTTTCTTTTCCGAACAACGTAAATCATTAGGACCTTGTGATAATGCAGGTTTTGAGGATGGAACATTTCTAAACTGGAGCGGAGCTACCGGTTTTTGCGATATTTTACCAACAACTTGGACGCCAGGTTTTGTTGCAACACGTCATACAATTGTTACTGGTGCGGGATTTGATCCTTTGGCAATCAATACGGTGTCCGGCTTACCGGAAATTCCATTGGTTGCGCCAGGAGGCTTATCCTTCTCCTCTCGTTTAGGGAATGATCAAATTGGGGCTGAGACCGAATATTTGCGCTACCCGATTACTGTTACCGCTTCAAATACTTCATTTACTTACCAATATGCGGTTGTTTTAGAAAATCCAACAGGACATACTGCTGCTGAGCAACCTCGTTTTGATATCACCGTTTTTGATGCATCAGGAGCTCCGGTTTCCGGACCATGCGGTGTATATTCAGTAGAAGGTTTGGCTGCAGCCTCTGATACCTCCTTTCATCCTTTCAATGACTCCTTTGGTGCTTTGCAAGGATATTATAAGAAATGGACAACGGTTAGTATCGATTTAACGCCATACATTGGAACAACCGTTACAATTCAGTTTCAAACAAGCGATTGTACATTAACTGGTCATTTCGGTTATGCATATATTGATGCAAGTTGTTCGCAATTAGCAGCGCAAGTTGCATTTTGCCCAGACGATACCTTGTTATTATTAACAGCGCCTCCGGGATTTAACACTTACCAATGGTATGATGCTTCTTCTGCAATTATTCCTGGTGCGACCAACGATACACTTGCCATTATCAATCCGATTTTAGGACAAGTATACAGCGTTAGTATGTTGTCTGCATCTGGTTGTGGAACTTCATTAACTGTAACGTTGGCTTACTCTGAAATCAATGTGAACACCAATGTGATTCCTGCAAGTTGCCATGATTATACCGATGGATTTGCCTACGTCCAGCCTACTGGAGCGATACCTCCTTTTACATTTGTATGGGTAGATGCCGCAACAGGAGCTACAGTGGGTACGAATAACGATACTTTGGCCGGCATGCCTCCAGGTACTTATTATATTACCGTTTCTTCTCTTGGTGGTTGTTCTACACTTGATACATTGACAATTGCTAACCCACCAGCTCCTGGTGATACACTTGGAATTGGAACTATTTTTTGTCCAGGAGATCCTTCTATCAACTTATACGCCCCTCCAGGATATGTTACTTATGAGTGGTATTTGACTCCGGATGGTACTGGAACGCTTTTAGGTACGGGTGATTCTTTGTTCGTCCTTAGTCCTGTTGCCGGCACTCAATTTACAGTAGTGATGTATCCAGCCGCTGGTTGCCCTACTTATTTAACAACTATTTTAAATTATACTCCACCTCCAGTTTTACCAGATTATATTGTAAAAACAAACGTATTTACACCGGATGGTGATAACAAAAATGAAACCTTTGATTTAAATAAATTTGCTTACGTGAAAGATTTCCACATCGAAATTTATAATCGTTGGGGTAAAAAAGTATTTGAATCAAGCAACTTATCAGATCAATGGGATGGTAAAATTAAAGGGAATGATGCTGATGAAGGAGTTTACTTTTGGTTAGCAAGGTATACTTCCGCTTGTGTTGAGAATGCACAGCCAGTCGAAAACAAAGGATTTGTTCATTTATTAAGAAATAAATAA